The proteins below come from a single Procambarus clarkii isolate CNS0578487 chromosome 26, FALCON_Pclarkii_2.0, whole genome shotgun sequence genomic window:
- the LOC138368792 gene encoding chloride intracellular channel protein 6-like, giving the protein MIMQIVASRKSSGLYATRDGGTLLHSAGEIVPKTSYYLHIPVTQGDSLGQQVTQGDSLDQQVTQGDSLDQQGTQGASLDQQVTQGDSLGQQGTQGDSLDQQVTQGDSLDQQVTQGDSLDQQVTQGDSLDQQVTQGDSLDQQVTQGDSLDQQVTQGDSLDQQVTQGDSLDQQVTQGDSLDQQVTQSDSLDQQVTQGDSLDQQVTQGDSLDQQVTQGDSLDQQVTQGDSLDQQVTQGDNLDQQVTQGDNLDQQVTQGDSLAQQVTVRTITNIDKDSTARETKGVNRDKVEKRGTENQKQDKEAKLLQTRPGPFRRGQAPSDEAKPPSDEAKPPSDEAKPPSDEAKSLSDEAEPLQTRPSPFRRGRAPSDEAEPLQTRPSPFRPGRAPSGTRPSPFRDEAKPLQGRGQAPSDETKPLQTRPSPFRRDQAPSDETKPLQTRPSPFRRDQAPSDETKPLQTRPSPFRRDQAPSDETKPLQTRPSPFRPGQAPSDQAKPLQTRPSPFRPGQAPSDRGQATLDENKL; this is encoded by the exons TGACACAGGGTGACAGTCTGGGCCAGCAGGTGACACAGGGTGACAGTCTGGACCAGCAGGTGACACAAGGTGACAGTCTGGACCAGCAGGGGACACAGGGTGCCAGTCTGGACCAGCAGGTGACACAGGGTGACAGTCTGGGCCAGCAGGGGACACAGGGTGACAGTCTGGACCAGCAGGTGACACAGGGTGACAGTCTGGACCAGCAGGTGACACAGGGTGACAGTCTGGACCAGCAGGTGACACAGGGTGACAGTCTGGACCAGCAGGTGACACAGGGTGACAGTCTGGACCAGCAGGTGACACAGGGTGACAGTCTGGACCAGCAGGTGACACAAGGTGACAGTCTGGACCAGCAGGTGACACAGGGTGACAGTCTGGACCAGCAGGTGACACAAGGTGACAGTCTGGACCAGCAGGTGACACAAAGCGACAGTCTGGACCAGCAGGTGACACAGGGTGACAGTCTGGACCAGCAGGTGACACAAGGTGACAGTCTGGACCAGCAGGTGACACAGGGTGACAGTCTGGACCAGCAGGTGACACAAGGTGACAGTCTGGACCAGCAGGTGACACAAGGTGACAATCTGGACCAGCAGGTGACACAAGGTGACAATCTGGACCAGCAGGTGACACAAGGTGACAGTCTGGCCCAGCAGGTGACAGTCAGAACCATCACAAATATTGATAAGGACTCAACAGCAAGAGAAACCAAAGGAGTGAATAGAGATAAAGTCGAGAAAAGAGGAACAGAGAACCAAAAACAAGACAAAGAG GCCAAGCTCCTTCAGACGAGGCCAGGCCCCTTCAGACGAGGTCAGGCCCCTTCAGACGAGGCCAAGCCCCCTTCAGACGAGGCCAAGCCCCCTTCAGACGAGGCCAAGCCCCCTTCAGACGAGGCCAAGTCCCTTTCAGACGAGGCCGAGCCCCTTCAGACCAGGCCGAGCCCCTTCAGACGAGGCCGAGCCCCTTCAGACGAGGCCGAGCCCCTTCAGACCAGGCCGAGCCCCTTCAGACCAGGCCGAGCCCCTTCAGGGACGAGGCCGAGCCCCTTCAGGGACGAGGCCAAGCCCCTTCAGGGACGAGGCCAAGCCCCTTCAGACGAGACCAAGCCCCTTCAGACGAGACCAAGCCCCTTCAGACGAGACCAAGCCCCTTCAGACGAGACCAAGCCCCTTCAGACGAGACCAAGCCCCTTCAGACGAGACCAAGCCCCTTCAGACGAGACCAAGCCCCTTCAGACGAGACCAAGCCCCTTCAGACGAGACCAAGCCCCTTCAGACGAGACCAAGCCCCTTCAGACCAGGCCAAGCCCCTTCAGACCAGGCCAAGCCCCTTCAGACCAGGCCAAGCCCCTTCAGACCAGGCCAAGCCCCTTCAGACCAGGCCAAGCCCCTTCAGACAGAGGCCAAGCCACGCTAGACGAAAATAAATTATAG
- the LOC138368793 gene encoding uncharacterized protein produces the protein MWNKLDVVVVEADLIQSFIWKYDKKPWIRSSLLVEIEGCPLPGEAALFLERLPSSWRGCPLPGEAALFLERLPSSWRGCPLPGEAALFLERLPLFLERLPLFLERLPLFLERLPLFLERLPSSWRGCPLPGEAALFLERLPSSWRGCPLPGEAALFLERLPSSWRSCPSSWRGCPSSWRGCPSSWRGCPSSWRGCPLFLERLPLFLERLPLFLERLPLFLERLPPLPGEAAPLPGEATPLLERLPLFLERLPLFLERLPLFLERLPLFLERLPLLLERLPLLLERLPLLLERLPLLLERLPLLLERLPLLLERLPLLLERLPLLLERLPLLLERLPLLLERLPLFLERLPLFLERLPLFLERLPLFLERLPLFLERLPLFLERLPLFLERLPLFLERLCCEEEE, from the exons ATGTGGAACAAATTAGATGTAGTCGTCGTTGAAGCCGATTTAATTCAAAGTTTTATATGGAAATATGATAAAAAGC CGTGGATACGAAGCTCGCTGTTGGTGGAGATTGAAGGCTGCCCTCTTCCTGGAGAGGCTGCCCTCTTCCTGGAGAGGCTGCCCTCTTCCTGGAGAGGCTGCCCTCTTCCTGGAGAGGCTGCCCTCTTCCTGGAGAGGCTGCCCTCTTCCTGGAGAGGCTGCCCTCTTCCTGGAGAGGCTGCCCTCTTCCTGGAGAGGCTGCCCCTCTTCCTGGAGAGGCTGCCCCTCTTCCTGGAGAGGCTGCCCCTCTTCCTGGAGAGGCTGCCCCTCTTCCTGGAGAGGCTGCCCTCTTCCTGGAGAGGCTGCCCTCTTCCTGGAGAGGCTGCCCTCTTCCTGGAGAGGCTGCCCTCTTCCTGGAGAGGCTGCCCTCTTCCTGGAGAGGCTGCCCTCTTCCTGGAGAGGCTGCCCTCTTCCTGGAGAAGCTGCCCCTCTTCCTGGAGAGGCTGCCCCTCTTCCTGGAGAGGCTGCCCCTCTTCCTGGAGAGGCTGCCCCTCTTCCTGGAGAGGCTGCCCCCTCTTCCTGGAGAGGCTGCCCCTCTTCCTGGAGAGGCTGCCCCTCTTCCTGGAGAGGCTACCCCTCTTCCTGGAGAGGCTGCCCCCTCTTCCTGGAGAGGCTGCCCCTCTTCCTGGAGAGGCTACCCCTCTCCTGGAGAGGCTGCCCCTCTTCCTGGAGAGGCTGCCCCTCTTCCTGGAGAGGCTGCCCCTCTTCCTGGAGAGGCTGCCCCTCTTCCTGGAGAGGCTGCCCCTCTTGCTGGAGAGGCTGCCCCTCTTGCTGGAGAGGCTGCCCCTCTTGCTGGAGAGGCTGCCCCTCTTGCTGGAGAGGCTGCCCCTCTTGCTGGAGAGGCTGCCCCTCTTGCTGGAGAGGCTGCCCCTCTTGCTGGAGAGGCTGCCCCTCTTGCTGGAGAGGCTGCCCCTCTTGCTGGAGAGGCTGCCCCTCTTGCTGGAGAGGCTGCCCCTCTTCCTGGAGAGGCTGCCCCTCTTCCTGGAGAGGCTGCCCCTCTTCCTGGAGAGGCTGCCCCTCTTCCTGGAGAGGCTGCCCCTCTTCCTGGAGAGGCTGCCCCTCTTCCTGGAGAGGCTGCCCCTCTTCCTGGAGAGGCTGCCCCTCTTCCTGGAGAGGCTGTGctgtgaggaggaggagtag